From the Acidovorax carolinensis genome, one window contains:
- a CDS encoding riboflavin synthase subunit alpha, translated as MFTGIVQATAGIAAIHDRAGLRTFTLDFPEGFCQDLAIGASVATDGVCLTVTEILSPTQANFDVMLQSLNITTLGSYQQGDRVNVERAAKDGAEIGGHPLSGHVDFTGTLIERREFDNNLVWRVAVPPDFRKYVFAKGYIAIHGASLTVAEVNRAEGWFEVWLIPETRRATVFENKLVGDRLNIEIERSTQVVVDTVREAVHESLGRLQPVLEALLQEKGLSLDDFVQAPVVPH; from the coding sequence ATGTTCACAGGCATCGTCCAAGCCACGGCAGGCATTGCCGCCATACACGACCGCGCAGGGCTGCGCACCTTCACGCTCGACTTCCCCGAAGGCTTCTGCCAGGACCTGGCCATTGGCGCCAGCGTCGCCACCGACGGCGTGTGCCTCACGGTGACGGAAATCCTCTCGCCCACGCAGGCCAACTTCGACGTGATGCTGCAAAGCCTGAACATCACCACGCTGGGCAGCTACCAGCAGGGCGACCGCGTGAACGTGGAACGCGCTGCCAAGGATGGCGCCGAGATCGGCGGGCACCCGCTGTCGGGCCATGTCGATTTCACCGGCACGCTCATCGAGCGCCGGGAGTTCGACAACAACCTGGTGTGGCGCGTGGCCGTGCCGCCCGACTTTCGCAAATACGTTTTCGCCAAGGGCTACATCGCCATCCACGGCGCCAGCCTCACGGTGGCGGAAGTGAACCGGGCCGAGGGCTGGTTCGAGGTCTGGCTGATCCCCGAAACCCGCCGTGCCACCGTGTTTGAAAACAAGCTGGTGGGTGACCGCCTGAATATCGAGATCGAGCGCAGCACCCAGGTGGTGGTGGACACCGTGCGCGAGGCGGTGCACGAGAGCCTGGGCCGCCTGCAGCCGGTGCTGGAGGCTCTGCTCCAGGAAAAGGGACTGTCGCTCGACGACTTCGTGCAGGCGCCCGTGGTGCCGCACTGA
- a CDS encoding esterase-like activity of phytase family protein — protein sequence MLRLSRLAACAALLCAASTSALAQQAYPATLAGHAVLPALTLISAPKDAPADLQTSGKFTTGSRVEKLASVEGKSVGRPTGISVPFKGQPVQGHSGIKRMADGSYWVLTDNGAGSKANSPDFMLHLSHYKVDFQSGKFNRLKTLFLHDPDKKLPFRITQEGTKQRYLTGADLDPESFQFAGGALWIGEEFGPFLIKADLRGKVLAVFETQVDGKVVRSPDAPGVLMPGAPDAKPTAFEVKRSKGFEAMAASKDGSKLYALLEGALWNEEAKAYENVSGKQYLRVLEFDVKSEQWTGRHWKYVMEGNHHAIGDFNMIDATTGLIIERDNGEGTADKACPADQKRTDCFHDLPKFKRVYKVEMSDANVGGEIRKIGFIDLMAIQDPQKIAKKPLTNGVLTFPFFTIENVDVVDGTHIVVGNDNNLPFSSSRDPNKADDNELVLLEVGELLRAR from the coding sequence ATGCTCCGTCTCTCCCGCCTTGCAGCCTGCGCCGCCCTGCTGTGCGCCGCGTCCACCTCTGCCCTGGCCCAGCAGGCCTACCCCGCCACTCTGGCCGGACACGCAGTGCTGCCCGCCCTCACGCTGATCTCCGCCCCCAAGGATGCGCCTGCAGACCTGCAGACCAGTGGCAAGTTCACCACCGGCAGCCGCGTCGAAAAGCTCGCCAGCGTGGAAGGCAAGTCGGTTGGTCGCCCCACGGGCATTTCGGTGCCGTTCAAGGGCCAGCCGGTGCAGGGGCACTCGGGCATCAAGCGCATGGCCGATGGCTCGTATTGGGTTCTGACCGACAACGGCGCTGGCTCCAAGGCCAACTCGCCCGACTTCATGCTGCACCTGAGCCACTACAAGGTGGACTTTCAAAGCGGCAAATTCAACCGCCTGAAAACCCTGTTCCTGCACGACCCCGACAAGAAGCTGCCGTTTCGCATCACCCAGGAAGGCACCAAGCAGCGCTACCTGACCGGCGCAGACCTGGACCCCGAGAGCTTCCAGTTCGCCGGTGGCGCGCTGTGGATCGGCGAAGAATTTGGCCCTTTCCTGATCAAGGCCGACCTGCGCGGCAAGGTGCTGGCTGTGTTCGAAACCCAGGTGGATGGCAAGGTGGTGCGCTCGCCCGACGCGCCTGGTGTGCTCATGCCCGGCGCCCCTGATGCCAAGCCCACGGCGTTCGAGGTCAAGCGTTCCAAGGGATTTGAGGCCATGGCCGCCTCCAAGGACGGCAGCAAGCTCTATGCACTGCTCGAAGGCGCGCTGTGGAACGAAGAGGCCAAGGCCTATGAAAACGTGAGTGGCAAGCAATACCTGCGCGTGCTGGAGTTCGACGTGAAGTCCGAGCAATGGACGGGCCGCCACTGGAAGTACGTGATGGAAGGCAACCACCACGCGATTGGCGACTTCAACATGATCGACGCCACCACGGGCCTGATCATCGAGCGCGACAATGGCGAAGGCACTGCCGACAAGGCCTGCCCGGCAGACCAAAAGCGCACCGACTGCTTCCATGATCTGCCCAAGTTCAAGCGCGTGTACAAGGTGGAAATGAGCGACGCGAACGTGGGCGGCGAGATCCGCAAGATCGGCTTCATCGACCTCATGGCCATCCAGGACCCGCAGAAGATTGCCAAGAAGCCCTTGACCAACGGCGTGCTGACTTTCCCGTTCTTCACCATCGAAAACGTGGATGTGGTGGACGGCACCCACATCGTGGTGGGCAACGACAACAACCTGCCGTTCAGCAGCAGCCGCGACCCGAACAAGGCCGACGACAACGAGCTGGTGCTGCTGGAAGTCGGCGAGCTGCTGCGCGCAAGGTAG
- a CDS encoding GNAT family N-acetyltransferase, producing MHHDLADLLAVQLACYGPGFVESAEVFARRLTSPANCSLVLERDGKICAYLAAYRSALGKVTPLHGDFEPVPQADTLYLHDMAVLSAFAGQGMAQALLQSLWDEAAVQGLRHTALVSVQGSQTYWERHGYAPRPLGDAAQRERLATYGAGAVYMARAMAAATAWPSTR from the coding sequence GTGCACCACGACCTCGCGGACCTTCTTGCCGTGCAGCTCGCCTGCTATGGGCCGGGCTTCGTCGAGAGCGCCGAGGTGTTTGCGCGCCGCCTGACCAGCCCGGCCAACTGCTCGCTGGTGCTGGAGCGCGATGGAAAAATCTGCGCCTATCTGGCCGCCTACCGCTCCGCACTGGGCAAGGTGACGCCTCTGCACGGTGATTTCGAGCCCGTGCCGCAGGCCGACACGCTGTACCTGCATGACATGGCGGTGTTGTCCGCCTTTGCCGGGCAGGGCATGGCGCAGGCACTGCTGCAGTCGCTGTGGGACGAGGCGGCGGTGCAGGGACTGCGGCACACGGCGCTGGTTTCGGTGCAGGGCTCACAAACCTATTGGGAGCGGCATGGCTATGCCCCCAGGCCGCTGGGCGATGCCGCGCAGCGCGAGCGCCTGGCCACCTATGGCGCGGGCGCGGTGTACATGGCGCGCGCCATGGCGGCGGCAACAGCTTGGCCCTCCACGCGCTGA
- a CDS encoding bifunctional metallophosphatase/5'-nucleotidase, translating to MHLHAPFSTPRRPLALALMGALTLGLAACGGSDDAPSFKTIELNIAHINDHHSQLDAFAATELTLDGVATQVELGGFARQTAVFKSLAGTPNLLKLHAGDAITGSLYYTFFKGKADAQMMNSICFDAFIPGNHEFDDGDGVFKGFLDALADPANGGNCKTPTLSANIVPQTGTPLAPAGAPAYLQPYTIKKIDGVDVGIVGVTIAAKTMNSSRPLATTQFQDEAKAAQKAIDDLKAKGVRHIVLMSHLGYDNDKQIAAQLTDVDVVIGGDSHTLLGDFKAVGVASATGTYPTVVKNKSGETVCIGQAWEYAKAYGLMNVKFNAQGSVASCAGKTQLVIGDSFKRKDSAGAWQPLADADRAALVTKLASHANVKVVTPDAAATQTLSGYASQVTAQKAITIGTASEALCLMRVPGGSNSRNTGVAGCETANTLARGSDAAQVVAEAFLRASKRADFALQNAGGVRTPIAAGSLSMNTAFTLLPFTNVLVEMDLKGSEVIAALEDGVAAHLDAAVPSDGAHPYAAGLRWDLDMSKAKGQRFSNVQVRNKTTGAWAAIDPAKTYVLVTNDFVAAGGDGYATLKPVYTAGRYVNTYLLYTQSFVDYVIAQGTIARPKAADYSHQKVITKAGVALP from the coding sequence ATGCACCTGCACGCTCCGTTCTCCACGCCCCGCCGTCCGCTGGCCCTGGCCCTGATGGGCGCACTCACCCTGGGCCTGGCGGCCTGCGGCGGCAGTGACGATGCACCCAGTTTCAAGACCATCGAGCTGAACATCGCCCACATCAACGACCACCACTCGCAGCTCGATGCCTTTGCCGCCACCGAGCTGACGCTCGACGGCGTGGCCACACAGGTCGAACTGGGCGGCTTTGCGCGCCAGACGGCGGTGTTCAAGTCGCTTGCCGGCACGCCCAACCTGCTCAAGCTGCATGCGGGCGACGCCATCACGGGCTCGCTGTACTACACCTTCTTCAAGGGCAAGGCCGATGCGCAGATGATGAACAGCATTTGCTTTGACGCCTTCATTCCCGGCAACCACGAATTCGACGACGGCGATGGCGTGTTCAAGGGCTTTCTCGATGCACTGGCCGACCCGGCCAACGGCGGCAACTGCAAGACGCCCACACTGTCGGCCAACATCGTGCCGCAGACCGGCACGCCGCTGGCCCCGGCCGGCGCCCCCGCCTACCTGCAGCCCTACACCATCAAGAAGATCGACGGCGTGGACGTGGGCATCGTGGGCGTGACCATTGCTGCCAAGACGATGAACTCTTCGCGCCCGCTGGCCACCACCCAGTTCCAGGACGAGGCGAAGGCGGCACAGAAGGCCATCGACGATCTCAAGGCCAAGGGCGTGCGCCACATCGTGCTGATGTCGCACCTGGGCTACGACAACGACAAGCAGATCGCCGCGCAACTTACCGATGTGGACGTGGTCATCGGTGGCGACTCGCACACCCTGCTGGGCGACTTCAAGGCGGTCGGGGTTGCTTCCGCCACCGGAACCTACCCCACGGTGGTCAAGAACAAATCGGGCGAGACCGTATGTATCGGCCAGGCCTGGGAATACGCCAAGGCCTACGGGCTCATGAACGTGAAGTTCAATGCGCAAGGCAGCGTAGCCAGTTGCGCAGGCAAGACCCAGCTGGTGATTGGCGACAGCTTCAAGCGCAAGGACAGCGCGGGCGCGTGGCAGCCCCTGGCCGACGCCGACCGCGCCGCACTGGTCACCAAGCTGGCCTCCCATGCCAATGTGAAGGTCGTGACGCCCGACGCCGCAGCCACCCAGACACTATCCGGCTACGCATCCCAGGTCACGGCCCAGAAGGCCATCACCATCGGCACGGCCAGCGAAGCCCTGTGCCTGATGCGCGTGCCCGGTGGCTCCAATAGCCGCAACACCGGTGTGGCAGGCTGCGAAACCGCCAACACCCTGGCGCGCGGCAGCGACGCCGCCCAGGTGGTGGCCGAAGCCTTCCTGCGCGCCAGCAAGCGCGCAGACTTTGCGCTGCAAAACGCCGGTGGCGTGCGCACGCCGATTGCTGCTGGCTCGCTCAGCATGAACACGGCGTTCACGCTGCTGCCGTTCACCAACGTACTGGTTGAGATGGACCTCAAGGGTTCGGAAGTGATTGCCGCCTTGGAAGACGGCGTGGCCGCCCATCTGGACGCGGCCGTGCCGTCGGACGGTGCGCACCCCTACGCCGCAGGCCTGCGCTGGGACCTGGACATGAGCAAAGCCAAGGGCCAGCGCTTCAGCAACGTGCAGGTGCGCAACAAGACCACGGGCGCCTGGGCCGCCATCGACCCTGCCAAGACCTACGTGCTGGTCACCAACGACTTCGTGGCTGCGGGTGGGGATGGTTATGCCACGCTCAAGCCCGTCTACACCGCAGGCCGCTATGTCAACACCTACCTGCTCTACACCCAGAGCTTCGTGGACTATGTGATCGCCCAGGGCACCATCGCCCGCCCCAAGGCGGCTGACTACTCGCACCAGAAGGTCATCACCAAGGCCGGCGTGGCGCTGCCCTGA
- a CDS encoding FAD-dependent oxidoreductase — protein sequence MQRRHFLATAAASAAMSVLSSGCDRAPRTLEGGFTGIDMARGHALRDLLATGTLPAPAVVRRAQVVIAGGGVAGLAAARSLRLAGVDDFALLELEDQPGGNSRGGQVNGIACPLGAHYLPVPGDDAREVQDLLEELGLRQRVAGRWQYDERHLAHSPQERLFFEGEWQEGLLPVQGVGEATLAQYRRFAERVQALGKAARFTMPMLKGLDAKRPLAPTHQTLDAMTFAAWLDQEGLDDPRLRWYLDYCCRDDYGAGTARVSAWAGIHYFASRHGFHAPGEAAAEDREGVLTWPEGNGWLTQRLAAPLHDGGQLRTGCSVLRITEGRRGVQVDAFNHATDSMERWQAQRCIVALPVFMAARVVQGPPAFLREAARRLSWAPWLVANIHIDAPLADRPGAAPAWDNVLYGDANPGGLGYVDAGHQRLDPRAVLAGPTVLSYYQALGDVPQGREQLATQPWTHWANATLAALSVPHPDLRRRATRVDITRYGHAMSIPTPGVLGFLSQIGLQPLPDKRKQLSNGERAAWLPTPTTARLAFAHSDWSGYSVFEEAFTRGHGAGLAVAR from the coding sequence ATGCAACGCCGCCACTTTCTTGCCACCGCAGCCGCCTCGGCAGCCATGTCCGTGCTGTCGTCGGGCTGCGACCGGGCGCCGCGCACGCTCGAAGGCGGCTTCACTGGCATCGACATGGCGCGCGGCCATGCCCTGCGCGACCTGCTGGCCACGGGCACCCTGCCCGCGCCCGCCGTGGTGCGCCGCGCGCAGGTGGTGATTGCGGGCGGCGGCGTGGCCGGGCTGGCGGCGGCGCGCTCGCTGCGGCTGGCGGGCGTGGATGACTTTGCCCTGCTGGAGCTGGAAGACCAGCCGGGCGGCAACAGCCGCGGCGGCCAGGTCAACGGCATCGCCTGCCCGCTGGGCGCGCATTACCTGCCCGTGCCCGGCGACGACGCGCGCGAGGTGCAAGACCTGCTGGAAGAACTGGGCCTGCGCCAGCGCGTGGCCGGGCGCTGGCAATACGACGAGCGCCACCTGGCCCACAGCCCGCAGGAGCGCCTGTTCTTCGAGGGCGAGTGGCAAGAGGGCCTGCTGCCCGTGCAGGGCGTGGGCGAGGCCACGCTGGCGCAGTACCGGCGCTTTGCCGAGCGGGTGCAGGCGCTGGGCAAGGCCGCGCGCTTCACCATGCCCATGCTCAAGGGTTTGGATGCAAAACGGCCACTAGCGCCCACCCATCAAACGCTAGATGCTATGACTTTTGCTGCATGGCTGGACCAGGAGGGGCTGGATGACCCGCGCCTGCGCTGGTACCTCGACTACTGCTGCCGCGACGACTATGGCGCGGGCACGGCGCGCGTGTCGGCCTGGGCCGGCATCCACTACTTTGCCAGCCGCCACGGCTTTCATGCGCCGGGCGAGGCCGCCGCCGAAGACCGCGAGGGCGTTCTCACCTGGCCCGAGGGCAACGGCTGGCTCACCCAGCGCCTGGCCGCGCCGCTGCACGACGGGGGCCAGTTGCGCACGGGCTGCAGCGTGCTGCGCATCACCGAGGGCCGCCGTGGCGTGCAGGTGGACGCCTTCAACCATGCCACCGACAGCATGGAGCGCTGGCAGGCGCAGCGCTGCATCGTGGCGCTGCCGGTGTTCATGGCGGCGCGTGTGGTGCAGGGCCCGCCCGCCTTTTTGCGCGAGGCCGCGCGGCGCCTGTCGTGGGCGCCGTGGCTGGTGGCCAACATCCACATCGACGCACCGCTGGCCGACCGCCCCGGCGCCGCGCCCGCGTGGGACAACGTGCTCTATGGCGATGCCAACCCGGGTGGCCTGGGCTATGTGGACGCCGGCCACCAGCGCCTGGACCCGCGCGCCGTGCTCGCCGGCCCCACGGTGCTGAGCTACTACCAGGCGCTGGGCGATGTGCCGCAGGGCCGCGAGCAACTGGCCACCCAGCCCTGGACGCACTGGGCCAACGCCACGCTGGCCGCCTTGAGCGTGCCCCACCCCGACCTGCGGCGCCGCGCCACGCGCGTGGACATCACCCGTTACGGTCACGCCATGTCCATTCCCACGCCGGGTGTGCTGGGGTTTTTAAGCCAGATTGGCCTTCAACCCCTGCCAGATAAGCGCAAACAGCTATCAAATGGTGAGCGCGCCGCCTGGCTCCCGACGCCCACCACCGCACGCCTGGCCTTTGCGCACAGCGACTGGTCGGGCTATTCGGTGTTTGAAGAAGCCTTCACGCGCGGGCATGGCGCGGGGCTGGCGGTGGCGCGCTAG
- a CDS encoding polyamine aminopropyltransferase has protein sequence MTPATAPGAPPGGARPIDIALLASVFVVAACGLLYELAAGALASYLLGDSVLQFSTIIGTYLFAMGVGSWLSRYFERQLPAHFLRIELLVALIGGALPATLFIANAYAPGAFRFLLYGMVLVVGTLVGLEIPLVMRILKRNVALKDLVSQVLTFDYLGALAVSLAFPLLLVPQLGLIRTGLLFGLMNALVALWAVWLFRWELRRLRAHVAACVMVLGLLLAALVGAEQITSFAEDKFYQDRIVFTAASPYQRIVVTQGKQGHRLFLNGNLQFAERDEYRYHEALVHPAMAAHGAPKKVAVLGGGDGMAVREILKYPSVESVTLVELDPAMTRLFSQHETLTRLNGGALANPKVHVVNTDAFQWLQDTDDLFDVIVVDFPDPTNFSIGKLYTNSFYALLEQRLSASGYAVVQTTSPLVARQSFWTVVQTIESVGLRTAPYHAHVPSFGEWGFVIASRRPWRLPEALPAGLQFLSAGTLPLLFDFPLDMARVPAEVNRLSNQALVHTYEREWGKH, from the coding sequence ATGACACCTGCCACCGCGCCTGGGGCGCCACCCGGCGGCGCCCGCCCCATCGACATCGCCCTGCTCGCCAGCGTGTTCGTGGTGGCGGCCTGCGGACTGCTCTACGAGCTGGCGGCGGGCGCGCTGGCGTCGTATTTGCTGGGCGACTCGGTGCTGCAGTTCAGCACCATCATCGGCACCTATCTGTTTGCCATGGGCGTGGGCTCGTGGCTGTCACGCTATTTCGAGCGGCAGCTGCCGGCGCATTTCCTGCGCATCGAATTGCTGGTGGCGCTGATCGGTGGGGCGCTGCCAGCCACGCTCTTCATCGCCAACGCTTATGCGCCGGGGGCGTTTCGCTTCCTGCTGTATGGCATGGTGCTGGTGGTGGGCACGCTCGTCGGCCTCGAGATTCCGCTGGTCATGCGCATCTTGAAGCGCAACGTGGCGCTGAAAGACCTGGTTTCGCAGGTGCTCACGTTCGACTACCTGGGCGCGCTGGCCGTGTCGCTGGCGTTTCCGCTGCTGCTGGTGCCGCAGCTGGGGCTGATCCGCACGGGGCTGCTGTTTGGCCTGATGAATGCGCTGGTGGCGCTGTGGGCGGTGTGGCTGTTTCGCTGGGAGCTGCGCCGCCTGCGCGCGCATGTGGCGGCCTGCGTGATGGTGTTGGGCTTGCTGCTGGCCGCGCTGGTGGGGGCCGAGCAGATCACCAGCTTTGCCGAAGACAAGTTCTACCAGGACCGCATTGTCTTTACCGCAGCTTCGCCCTACCAGCGCATCGTGGTCACCCAAGGCAAGCAGGGCCACCGGCTGTTCCTCAACGGCAACCTGCAGTTCGCCGAGCGCGATGAATACCGCTACCACGAGGCCCTGGTGCACCCGGCCATGGCGGCGCATGGCGCGCCCAAGAAGGTGGCGGTGCTGGGCGGCGGCGACGGCATGGCGGTGCGCGAGATCCTCAAATACCCCTCTGTCGAATCGGTCACGCTGGTCGAGCTGGACCCGGCCATGACGCGGCTGTTCAGCCAGCATGAAACGCTGACGCGCCTGAACGGCGGGGCGCTGGCCAACCCCAAGGTGCATGTCGTCAACACCGACGCGTTTCAGTGGCTGCAGGACACCGATGACCTTTTCGATGTGATCGTGGTTGACTTCCCCGACCCCACCAATTTTTCCATCGGCAAGCTCTACACCAACAGCTTCTACGCCCTGCTGGAGCAGCGCCTGAGCGCCAGCGGCTATGCCGTGGTGCAGACCACCTCGCCCCTGGTGGCGCGGCAAAGCTTCTGGACCGTGGTGCAGACCATCGAATCGGTGGGTCTGCGCACGGCGCCCTACCACGCCCATGTGCCCAGCTTTGGCGAGTGGGGCTTCGTCATCGCCAGCCGCCGCCCCTGGCGCCTGCCCGAGGCGCTGCCTGCGGGGCTGCAGTTTCTGAGCGCCGGCACGCTGCCCCTGCTGTTTGACTTTCCGCTCGACATGGCGCGCGTGCCCGCCGAGGTGAACCGCCTGTCCAACCAGGCGCTGGTGCACACCTATGAGCGCGAGTGGGGAAAACATTGA
- a CDS encoding DEAD/DEAH box helicase has protein sequence MTYSITLKTYQQAALDALAAFARAARIKSPALAFGELAGRPYNLDAFGPQVPCVCLRIPTGGGKTVLAAHAVPLLAREWQGSDAPVAVWLVPSDAIRQQTLKALQTPGHAYRTALTDAYGEGLQVCTLDDVAQIAPPDWGRHAVVVVATIQSFRIEDAGQRNVYSFSEGFEPHFKGAPEGAMACLHDLPDAVVTAQDAAQDATGVLAGFVGQPRWSLANWLALHRPLVIVDEAHNTKTDKSFTALQRLNPAFILELTATPIAAKTNVLYHVSAQELAAEDMIKLPIVLAEHPEGWPAAVFGAVQTQRKLEAEALKDEAEGHGYVRPIVLFQAQNVGDEMPPEKLRDYLVNELNLPDNQIVVATGTQRGLDDIDLAARHCPVRFVITVQALREGWDCPFAYVLCSLQKLTSATAVEQLLGRVLRMPHARRRGREALNRAYAHVCAAEFSAAAHALADRLIQHMGFEALDVASMLAPPSSYPLFGEEYEQNSPLAPAPQALIATNFEAIAATPELLAVPGVQQQTIAGAAQVVVAGHIEASTEALMLAQVRGAKKQEQLREQVAQHNALVAASVAPASRGVPFAPVPTLAYRTDAQAPLWPLEQGAVLGTVELDLLSPQAVQLPGFHVVQESNVIEIDVKDARVTLRPIDVQQMAMDYGASSITADTLVRWLDQSLHKALHAPLAGTTQSQRRAFLAAVVNHQLHACGLPLVVLAQARFQLARCIALHVGDLRDQAATRQFRQLVLQNGQAGAWLVESDWARPHVFEPGRYPAPVASRYSGRYQFTRHYFAVLADLKDGGEEFQCAQLIDRHPQVKQWVRNLDTAPCGFALPTSRGRFFADFVAELVDGRVALLEYKGAHLLSDPYEIEKSQVGALWAQASAGKAVFGWLTRQQDGKSLAQQLDTVLA, from the coding sequence ATGACCTATTCCATCACCCTCAAGACCTACCAGCAGGCCGCCCTCGATGCGCTGGCCGCGTTCGCCCGCGCAGCCCGCATCAAGAGCCCGGCGCTGGCCTTTGGCGAACTGGCGGGCCGCCCGTACAACCTTGACGCCTTTGGCCCGCAGGTGCCTTGCGTGTGCCTGCGCATTCCCACGGGTGGCGGCAAAACGGTGTTGGCAGCGCACGCGGTGCCCCTGCTGGCGCGCGAGTGGCAAGGCAGCGATGCGCCGGTGGCCGTGTGGCTGGTGCCCAGCGATGCCATCCGCCAGCAAACGCTCAAGGCCTTGCAGACGCCGGGCCACGCCTACCGCACCGCGCTGACCGATGCCTACGGCGAGGGCTTGCAGGTGTGCACGCTCGACGATGTGGCGCAAATCGCCCCGCCCGACTGGGGGCGCCATGCCGTGGTGGTGGTGGCAACTATCCAGAGCTTTCGCATCGAGGACGCGGGCCAGCGCAATGTGTACAGCTTCTCGGAGGGCTTTGAGCCGCACTTCAAGGGCGCGCCAGAAGGCGCCATGGCCTGCCTGCATGACTTGCCCGACGCGGTGGTGACGGCGCAAGACGCCGCGCAAGATGCCACCGGCGTGCTGGCAGGCTTTGTGGGCCAGCCGCGCTGGAGCCTGGCCAACTGGCTGGCGCTGCACCGCCCCCTGGTCATCGTGGACGAGGCGCACAACACCAAGACGGACAAGAGCTTCACCGCGCTGCAGCGCCTGAACCCCGCGTTCATCCTGGAGCTGACGGCCACGCCGATTGCGGCCAAGACCAATGTGCTTTACCACGTCAGCGCCCAGGAGTTGGCGGCCGAGGACATGATCAAGCTGCCCATCGTGCTGGCCGAGCACCCCGAGGGCTGGCCCGCCGCCGTGTTTGGCGCGGTGCAGACGCAGCGCAAGCTGGAGGCCGAGGCACTGAAGGACGAGGCCGAGGGCCACGGTTATGTGCGGCCCATCGTGCTGTTTCAGGCGCAGAACGTGGGCGACGAAATGCCGCCCGAGAAGCTGCGCGACTATCTGGTCAACGAGCTCAACCTGCCAGACAACCAGATCGTGGTGGCCACGGGCACCCAGCGCGGGCTGGACGACATCGACCTGGCGGCGCGCCATTGCCCGGTGCGCTTTGTGATTACCGTGCAGGCGCTGCGCGAGGGCTGGGACTGCCCGTTTGCCTATGTGCTGTGCAGCCTGCAAAAGCTGACCAGCGCCACGGCGGTGGAGCAGTTGCTGGGCCGGGTGCTGCGCATGCCGCATGCCCGCCGGCGCGGGCGCGAGGCGCTCAACCGCGCCTATGCCCATGTGTGCGCAGCGGAGTTTTCTGCGGCGGCGCACGCGCTGGCAGATCGCCTGATCCAGCACATGGGGTTCGAGGCGCTGGATGTGGCGTCGATGCTGGCGCCGCCTTCGAGCTACCCGCTGTTTGGCGAAGAATATGAACAAAATTCGCCTTTAGCGCCCGCCCCTCAAGCGCTGATAGCTACCAATTTTGAAGCGATTGCGGCCACGCCCGAGCTGCTGGCGGTGCCCGGTGTACAGCAGCAAACCATTGCGGGCGCCGCGCAGGTGGTGGTGGCGGGCCACATCGAGGCCAGCACCGAGGCGCTGATGCTGGCCCAGGTGCGCGGTGCCAAAAAGCAGGAGCAGCTGCGCGAGCAGGTGGCCCAGCACAACGCGCTGGTGGCGGCCAGCGTGGCGCCCGCATCGCGCGGCGTGCCCTTTGCGCCCGTGCCCACCCTGGCCTACCGCACCGACGCACAGGCGCCGCTGTGGCCGCTGGAGCAGGGCGCGGTGCTGGGCACGGTGGAGCTGGACCTGCTCAGCCCCCAGGCCGTGCAGCTGCCCGGTTTTCATGTGGTGCAAGAGTCGAACGTGATCGAGATCGACGTGAAGGACGCACGCGTGACGCTGCGCCCCATCGATGTGCAGCAAATGGCCATGGACTACGGCGCCAGCAGCATCACCGCCGACACGCTGGTGCGCTGGCTGGACCAGTCGCTGCACAAGGCGCTGCACGCGCCGCTGGCGGGCACCACCCAGTCGCAGCGCCGCGCTTTTCTGGCGGCCGTGGTGAATCACCAGCTGCACGCCTGCGGCCTGCCGCTGGTGGTGCTGGCGCAGGCGCGGTTTCAGTTGGCCCGGTGCATCGCGCTGCATGTGGGCGATCTGCGCGACCAGGCGGCCACGCGGCAGTTTCGGCAGCTGGTGTTGCAAAACGGCCAGGCGGGCGCATGGTTGGTCGAGAGCGACTGGGCCCGGCCCCATGTGTTTGAGCCGGGCCGCTACCCGGCACCGGTGGCGTCGCGCTACAGCGGGCGCTACCAGTTCACGCGGCATTACTTTGCCGTGCTGGCCGACCTGAAAGACGGCGGCGAAGAGTTTCAGTGCGCGCAATTGATCGACCGCCACCCCCAGGTCAAGCAATGGGTGCGCAACCTCGACACCGCGCCCTGCGGCTTTGCCCTGCCCACGTCGCGCGGCCGGTTTTTTGCCGACTTTGTGGCCGAGCTGGTCGATGGCCGTGTGGCCTTGCTCGAATACAAGGGGGCGCATTTGCTGAGCGACCCTTATGAAATTGAAAAGAGCCAGGTCGGTGCGCTGTGGGCCCAGGCCAGCGCGGGCAAAGCCGTATTTGGCTGGCTGACCCGGCAGCAAGACGGCAAGAGCCTGGCGCAGCAGCTCGATACGGTGTTGGCATGA